One window from the genome of Salvia splendens isolate huo1 chromosome 9, SspV2, whole genome shotgun sequence encodes:
- the LOC121747162 gene encoding heat stress transcription factor B-3-like: MCESERVLVEYVRKASPPPFLLKTYMMVEDRASDAVISWNDDGTAFVVWQPAEFARDLLPTLFKHSNFSSFVRQLNTYGFHKVATNRWEFSNERFRKGERDQLCEIRRRKAPSSVSKQQPNAQAATSDHSDNEQQRSLSTSSSEITSLVDENRRLKRENDALSSELAVVKRKCQKLVDMVAVEREKRPTEDGGRGLKLFGVRMEVGRERDLEDMKRVLVSQSCKII; the protein is encoded by the exons atgtgtGAGAGCGAGAGGGTGTTGGTGGAGTACGTGAGGAAggcgtcgccgccgccgttCTTGTTGAAGACATATATGATGGTGGAGGATCGGGCGAGCGACGCGGTGATATCTTGGAACGACGATGGCACGGCGTTTGTGGTGTGGCAGCCGGCGGAGTTCGCCAGAGACTTGCTGCCTACGCTCTTTAAGCACAGCAATTTTTCCAGCTTTGTCCGACAACTCAATACTTAT GGATTCCACAAAGTTGCGACGAACCGATGGGAGTTCAGCAACGAGAGGTTCCGAAAGGGCGAGAGGGACCAGCTCTGTGAGATACGGCGTCGGAAGGCACCATCCAGTGTGAGTAAGCAACAACCAAATGCACAAGCAGCAACAAGTGATCATTCGGACAATGAACAGCAACGGTCGCTGTCAACATCATCGTCCGAAATCACGAGCCTTGTCGACGAGAACAGGCGGCTGAAGCGGGAAAACGACGCTCTGAGCTCGGAGCTCGCGGTGGTGAAGAGGAAATGTCAGAAACTAGTTGATATGGTAgctgtagagagagagaaacggCCGACTGAAGACGGCGGCCGCGGTTTGAAACTGTTTGGAGTGAGAATGGAAGTTGGGAGGGAGAGAGATCTAGAGGACATGAAAAGGGTGCTTGTCTCTCAGTCTtgcaaaataatataa